A part of Actinomycetota bacterium genomic DNA contains:
- a CDS encoding zinc-binding dehydrogenase has translation MKALVFEYNIPKYLLTGALARRWPQVLTTDLAPAKVREIDEPELPGPEWVKIKPRLSGFCGSDLSIVLCRESLTLAPFSSFPFVIGHEVCGEVAEVGEAVEGFQPGDRVTVMPILGCRQRGIEPPCPMCAQGRYQLCENFTEGNLPAGMFEGNTAGIHGYISEMGLAHVSQLHRIPDGVSDENAVLTEPFATTLHMVLANRLKPGETVLVFGCGVMGLCTIAALRALHPEVRVLAAEVDPFHSRVARDMGAEEVLRPGGKDFYRRVAELTGAKMHTPLLVKPLLIGGVDRVFDAVGNTETVHTSLRILKGGGWYNMLGIGEPRHIDWTPVWLKELTLRGIYAYQEEEWGGERMHTFALALRLFKERRVDISHLVTHRFSLEEYPKALDVALHKGKHRAIKVAFVP, from the coding sequence ATGAAGGCGCTGGTGTTCGAGTACAACATCCCGAAGTACCTGCTCACCGGGGCCCTGGCCCGCAGGTGGCCCCAGGTCCTGACCACTGACCTGGCCCCGGCGAAGGTGAGGGAGATCGACGAACCCGAGCTCCCGGGACCGGAATGGGTGAAGATCAAGCCCCGGCTGTCCGGGTTCTGCGGGAGCGACCTGAGCATCGTGCTCTGCCGCGAGAGCCTCACCCTGGCCCCCTTTTCCTCCTTCCCCTTCGTCATCGGACACGAGGTATGCGGGGAGGTCGCCGAGGTGGGCGAGGCGGTGGAGGGCTTCCAGCCGGGCGACCGGGTGACGGTTATGCCCATCCTTGGGTGTCGCCAGAGGGGCATCGAGCCCCCCTGTCCCATGTGTGCCCAGGGGAGGTACCAGCTGTGTGAGAACTTCACGGAGGGTAACCTCCCGGCGGGGATGTTCGAGGGTAACACCGCGGGGATACACGGTTACATAAGCGAGATGGGGCTGGCCCACGTTTCCCAGCTCCACAGGATACCCGACGGGGTGAGCGACGAGAACGCCGTGCTCACCGAGCCCTTCGCCACCACCCTGCACATGGTACTGGCCAACCGCCTAAAGCCGGGGGAGACGGTGCTGGTCTTCGGCTGCGGGGTAATGGGGTTGTGCACCATCGCCGCCCTGCGCGCCCTGCATCCGGAGGTGCGGGTGTTGGCCGCGGAGGTGGACCCCTTCCACTCCCGGGTGGCCCGGGATATGGGGGCGGAGGAGGTACTGCGGCCGGGAGGGAAGGACTTCTACCGCCGGGTGGCCGAGCTCACCGGGGCCAAGATGCATACCCCCCTCCTGGTCAAGCCCCTTCTCATCGGGGGGGTGGACCGGGTGTTCGACGCCGTGGGCAACACGGAGACCGTGCACACCTCCCTGCGCATCCTGAAGGGCGGCGGGTGGTACAACATGCTGGGCATAGGGGAACCCAGGCATATAGACTGGACTCCCGTGTGGCTGAAGGAGCTCACCCTGCGCGGTATCTACGCTTACCAAGAGGAGGAGTGGGGGGGAGAGCGTATGCATACCTTCGCCCTCGCCCTGCGCCTCTTCAAGGAGAGGAGGGTGGACATCTCCCACCTGGTAACTCACCGCTTCAGCCTGGAAGAATACCCGAAGGCCCTCGACGTGGCCCTCCACAAGGGCAAGCACCGGGCGATCAAGGTGGCCTTCGTGCCCTGA
- a CDS encoding HAD family hydrolase encodes MESQPIAFFDLDHTLLDGANGNLVVAYMVRKGLLGWEAVWKALKFTILYRLNRLPREEVYRWTFQECGKYPIGELVRMLDEAYEACIMPRLFREGEECIAEHKARGHLTVIATAAGEYICEKVRVQMGADDKIAAVAPVRDGYLTDELERPLPYGEGKEQLARAYAAARGVDLSECWFYSDSLADLPLLEAVGHPVAVNPQRRLRIMAEERGWPVLHWRTRAGYTQPSRAVRLTFDPFEEPTSTGK; translated from the coding sequence ATGGAAAGCCAACCCATAGCCTTCTTCGACCTGGACCATACCCTTCTGGACGGGGCCAACGGCAACCTGGTGGTGGCCTACATGGTGAGGAAGGGCCTGCTGGGCTGGGAAGCGGTGTGGAAGGCCCTCAAGTTCACCATCCTCTACCGGCTGAACCGCCTGCCGCGAGAGGAGGTCTATCGCTGGACCTTCCAGGAGTGCGGGAAGTACCCCATAGGGGAGCTCGTCCGCATGCTTGACGAGGCCTACGAGGCCTGCATCATGCCCCGCCTATTCCGGGAGGGCGAGGAGTGCATCGCGGAGCACAAGGCCCGGGGACACCTCACGGTGATCGCCACTGCGGCCGGGGAGTACATCTGCGAGAAGGTACGGGTCCAGATGGGGGCGGACGACAAGATAGCCGCCGTGGCCCCGGTCCGCGATGGTTACCTTACCGACGAGCTGGAACGGCCCCTGCCCTACGGGGAGGGAAAGGAACAGCTGGCCCGGGCTTACGCCGCAGCACGGGGGGTGGACCTTTCGGAGTGCTGGTTCTATTCCGACAGCCTGGCCGACCTCCCTCTCCTGGAAGCGGTGGGACATCCGGTGGCGGTGAACCCTCAGCGGAGACTGCGGATCATGGCCGAGGAAAGGGGATGGCCGGTCCTCCACTGGCGTACCCGGGCCGGTTACACGCAGCCCAGCCGCGCCGTACGACTGACCTTCGATCCCTTCGAGGAACCAACCTCCACTGGGAAGTGA
- a CDS encoding dynamin family protein — protein sequence MEGVRRKLKAENFHVVVMGQFKRGKTTFINGLLGAEILPSSVVPLTSINTILRYGENIRATVHYLDGRSEDIPVTGLPALVTERGNPENRLGVKYVEVFYPSMFLKDGVCLVDTPGTGSTYLHNDETAYSFLQHADAVIFMLSADPPVSRSELDFLHRIRSNVRKVFFVQNKVDYLEREDLEESLAFNRQVISEAVGLDGLEIHPLSAKMALKAAVTGDGSLLERSGLPDFLAALEDFLMKEKGRLLLESSARMLQRLLDDEYASLELEMALIGHPREELLRKVASFREQMELIRREREEVRFLIRGDHERLVKEMLDEEIERFKKEETAPLLQRFDAFFEENAGLSGSSLNQALADFIREEIRETFLSWRQIQEERLSDAFRAMARMYMDRANAIANRILEIAGDLFGLLLPRLETEIVLSDEGEFWFKMGDSLTDLEIIFGAISRMLPRGLSRRLIRRKQRAELLTLFDRHCGRVRYDFFLRLQKSVNALSCRVDEVIQGTLEAIEIGIEKALREMEEGAGRILEAQEELRDRQGVLAAARERLKKVMKDVAEEPRAL from the coding sequence TTGGAAGGGGTAAGGCGGAAGCTGAAGGCGGAGAATTTTCACGTGGTGGTCATGGGCCAGTTCAAACGAGGGAAGACCACCTTCATCAACGGCCTTTTGGGAGCGGAAATCCTGCCGAGCTCGGTGGTGCCCCTCACGTCCATTAACACCATTCTTCGTTACGGGGAGAACATCAGGGCCACCGTTCATTATCTCGACGGCCGCAGCGAGGATATACCGGTGACCGGATTGCCCGCTTTGGTGACCGAAAGGGGAAACCCCGAGAACCGTTTAGGGGTGAAATACGTGGAGGTGTTCTACCCTTCGATGTTTTTGAAGGACGGGGTATGTCTGGTGGACACTCCGGGAACCGGATCCACCTATCTCCACAACGACGAGACCGCATATTCTTTCCTCCAGCACGCGGACGCGGTCATCTTCATGCTTTCGGCCGACCCTCCCGTGAGCCGATCGGAGCTGGATTTTCTTCACCGCATAAGGAGCAACGTCCGGAAGGTCTTCTTCGTTCAGAACAAGGTCGATTACCTGGAGCGGGAGGATTTGGAGGAATCCCTGGCCTTCAACCGGCAGGTCATCTCGGAAGCCGTGGGTCTTGACGGCCTGGAGATCCATCCCCTGTCCGCGAAAATGGCCCTCAAGGCGGCCGTGACGGGTGACGGCTCGCTTTTGGAACGGAGCGGCCTGCCGGATTTTCTGGCCGCGCTCGAGGATTTTTTGATGAAAGAAAAGGGTAGGCTGCTGCTGGAATCCAGCGCCAGGATGCTCCAGAGGCTCCTGGACGACGAATACGCGTCCTTGGAGCTGGAAATGGCGCTTATCGGTCATCCCAGAGAGGAACTCCTGAGGAAGGTGGCCTCCTTCCGCGAGCAAATGGAATTGATACGGAGGGAGCGGGAGGAAGTCCGTTTCCTCATTCGGGGTGATCACGAACGCCTGGTGAAGGAGATGCTGGACGAGGAGATCGAGCGTTTCAAGAAAGAGGAGACGGCGCCCCTGCTACAGCGCTTCGACGCCTTTTTCGAGGAGAACGCTGGGCTTTCCGGTTCCTCCCTTAACCAGGCCCTGGCTGATTTCATCCGCGAGGAGATCAGGGAGACCTTCCTCTCCTGGAGGCAAATACAGGAGGAGCGGCTATCCGATGCCTTCCGTGCCATGGCGAGGATGTACATGGACAGGGCCAACGCCATCGCTAACCGCATTCTGGAAATAGCTGGAGACCTCTTCGGCCTGTTGCTTCCCCGCCTGGAGACGGAAATAGTTCTGAGTGATGAAGGGGAATTCTGGTTCAAAATGGGAGATTCCCTCACCGACCTGGAGATCATCTTCGGGGCCATCTCCAGGATGTTGCCAAGAGGCCTTTCCCGCCGCCTGATAAGGAGGAAACAGAGGGCGGAATTGCTGACCCTTTTCGATCGCCACTGCGGGAGGGTCCGTTATGATTTTTTCCTGCGCCTCCAGAAAAGCGTCAACGCACTTTCCTGCCGGGTGGATGAGGTTATCCAGGGAACGCTGGAGGCCATCGAGATTGGGATAGAGAAGGCCTTGCGGGAGATGGAAGAGGGGGCTGGAAGGATCCTTGAAGCGCAGGAAGAGCTGCGGGATAGACAGGGGGTGCTGGCGGCGGCCCGGGAGAGGCTGAAAAAGGTCATGAAGGACGTTGCGGAAGAGCCCCGCGCCCTTTAG
- the crtI gene encoding phytoene desaturase family protein, which yields MADQYDVIVVGAGVSGLTAACLLSKQGLRVAVLERLERLGGCCSNYDVNGFRPEVGAIFVIGHEFYYKLFELLDLRLEDYLDWKVIDPVYYVYFEDGSAYPLPRDIDAMAEVVRSISPSDVDGYYRYCRDMGKLFDAYLSFLRRPLPALQELTKITSLARLAANREIVYALPVNLKLLFRNMDRCVRSYFRHPRLQLMFGWENLYAGLPAHRCTGLFTMMAHMGRMGYYYPRGGMIAIPTALARIAEGFGADIRLGAEVDRLIVKGGEARGVRLVDGTALTSRAVISTAHSRITYLKLVGEENLPSWAVRTVRRQPCSIPAPLIHMGLSRKLEGIGAHMSLVANPREQVDNIWVDYYDRGLLYRPADGAYLLVCPTFDDPGLAPEGKDVLSVFYIAPYRLRYHDWDRIAGEWAWEVVRFLDGRCLPGLADAVEWLDSVPPTELERRLNVAEGAFFGIEMSLTNLGPFRPNYRSRLIPRLYLAGQCTNPGLGVPGAMISGVADAAIVLNDWDRRLR from the coding sequence ATGGCTGACCAGTATGACGTCATCGTGGTGGGCGCCGGGGTGAGCGGACTGACCGCGGCGTGCCTCCTCTCCAAGCAGGGCCTGCGCGTGGCGGTCCTAGAGCGCCTGGAAAGGCTTGGGGGTTGCTGCTCCAACTACGACGTGAACGGCTTCCGGCCCGAGGTGGGGGCCATCTTCGTCATTGGGCACGAGTTCTATTACAAGCTCTTCGAGCTCCTGGACCTGCGCCTGGAGGACTACCTGGATTGGAAGGTCATCGACCCCGTCTACTACGTGTATTTCGAGGACGGCAGCGCCTATCCCCTCCCCCGAGACATCGACGCCATGGCCGAGGTGGTGCGGAGCATATCCCCGAGCGACGTGGACGGCTATTACCGTTACTGCCGGGACATGGGCAAGCTGTTCGACGCCTACCTGTCCTTTCTCCGCCGCCCCTTGCCGGCGCTCCAAGAGCTGACAAAGATTACCAGCCTGGCGCGCCTGGCCGCCAACCGGGAGATCGTCTACGCCCTCCCCGTGAACCTCAAGCTCCTTTTCCGGAATATGGACAGGTGCGTGCGCAGCTATTTCCGCCATCCGCGCCTCCAGCTCATGTTCGGGTGGGAGAACCTCTACGCCGGGCTCCCCGCCCACCGCTGCACTGGCCTCTTCACCATGATGGCCCACATGGGGCGCATGGGTTATTACTACCCGCGGGGGGGCATGATAGCCATCCCCACGGCGCTGGCCCGCATCGCTGAGGGGTTCGGAGCCGACATCCGTCTGGGCGCCGAGGTGGACAGACTGATCGTGAAGGGCGGGGAGGCACGTGGGGTAAGGCTGGTCGACGGAACCGCCCTGACCTCCCGAGCGGTTATCTCCACCGCCCACTCGAGGATCACCTACCTGAAACTGGTGGGGGAGGAGAACCTTCCTTCCTGGGCGGTGCGAACCGTGCGCAGACAGCCGTGCTCCATCCCCGCCCCCCTCATCCACATGGGGCTCTCCCGGAAGCTCGAGGGCATCGGAGCCCACATGTCCCTGGTGGCCAACCCCAGGGAGCAGGTGGACAACATCTGGGTGGATTACTACGACCGGGGCCTCCTCTACCGCCCCGCGGACGGCGCCTACCTCCTGGTGTGCCCCACCTTCGACGATCCCGGCCTGGCCCCGGAGGGAAAGGACGTCCTTTCCGTCTTCTACATCGCGCCCTACCGCCTGCGTTACCACGACTGGGACCGCATAGCCGGGGAGTGGGCCTGGGAGGTAGTGCGTTTCTTGGACGGCAGGTGCCTGCCGGGCCTGGCGGACGCGGTGGAATGGCTGGATTCCGTCCCCCCCACGGAGCTGGAGAGGCGGCTGAACGTGGCGGAAGGCGCCTTTTTCGGCATCGAGATGAGCCTGACCAACCTGGGGCCCTTCCGGCCCAATTACCGTTCCCGCCTGATCCCGCGCCTCTACCTGGCCGGCCAGTGCACCAATCCCGGCCTGGGGGTGCCTGGGGCCATGATCTCCGGGGTGGCCGACGCGGCCATCGTCCTCAACGATTGGGACCGGCGGTTGCGTTGA
- a CDS encoding TetR/AcrR family transcriptional regulator yields the protein MKAPERREHILRSAAKVFSRKGYRLSSVSDIVEESSIGRGTFYLYFESKRDIFRELIEAYFQGYAEVLEENHRRLVEALSGKGKVLRTWRDNMARVLRYHSENPDLTSIVYREALGKDEDFSDRVEELSILARQRLREEFQLMYRKGMMRECDVEVVTSIVMGSTVYLIMEHLLKGNGMDVDELADTIVEYHIRALIPAEGDVGRALRSALGSP from the coding sequence ATGAAGGCTCCAGAACGCCGCGAGCACATCCTACGCAGCGCCGCCAAGGTGTTCTCACGAAAGGGGTACCGCCTCTCCTCGGTCTCGGACATCGTGGAGGAGTCCTCCATCGGCCGGGGGACCTTCTATCTCTATTTCGAATCCAAGCGGGACATATTCAGGGAGCTCATCGAAGCCTACTTCCAGGGATACGCGGAGGTGTTGGAGGAGAACCACCGTCGGCTCGTCGAGGCCCTCTCCGGAAAGGGGAAGGTCTTGCGCACCTGGAGGGACAACATGGCCCGGGTTCTGCGCTACCACAGCGAGAACCCCGACCTCACCAGCATCGTCTACCGGGAAGCGCTGGGCAAGGACGAGGATTTCTCGGACCGCGTGGAGGAACTCTCCATCCTGGCCAGGCAGAGGCTCCGGGAGGAGTTCCAGCTCATGTACCGGAAGGGTATGATGCGGGAATGCGACGTCGAAGTGGTGACTTCCATAGTCATGGGCTCCACCGTCTACTTGATCATGGAGCACCTCCTCAAGGGCAACGGGATGGACGTTGATGAACTGGCGGACACCATCGTGGAGTATCACATAAGGGCCCTCATACCGGCGGAAGGGGACGTGGGGCGCGCCCTGCGCAGCGCCCTGGGGTCTCCCTGA
- a CDS encoding acyl-CoA dehydrogenase family protein, whose amino-acid sequence MVSFELDDEQKLVQETVSSFAADLMEPAMRESDESGEIPQEVIAKGWELGLLGGCIPEEYEGFGEELSALTGVIALEELGWGDLSMAMHLMAPSMLVISVLDQGTEAQKKQYLPAFCGEEYKAAASALVEPYYNFCPSAMRAVAERDGDEYVINGKKCLVPLAKESDHMLVFAATNPGMGFSGVDGFIVPVGTKGVEIGDREKNMGIKALATYPVNFKDCRVPLVCRLGEEEGCDFLRLLSRSRLALAALAVGMSRRALEHSRDYATQRIAFGEPIGSRQAIAFMIAEMAIEVDATRLLVWEAAWRCDKGMDFEKEAALAKNYAADMAMMVCDRGVQIMGGHGYIRDNPVELWFRNARGFATFEGMVMV is encoded by the coding sequence ATGGTTTCGTTCGAGTTGGACGACGAACAGAAATTGGTCCAGGAAACCGTATCCTCCTTCGCCGCCGACCTCATGGAGCCAGCCATGCGGGAAAGCGACGAGTCGGGGGAGATACCCCAGGAGGTTATCGCCAAGGGATGGGAACTGGGCCTTCTGGGAGGATGCATCCCCGAAGAATATGAGGGATTCGGGGAGGAGCTTTCCGCCCTGACCGGGGTCATCGCCCTGGAGGAGCTGGGATGGGGCGACCTGTCCATGGCCATGCATCTCATGGCCCCCTCCATGCTGGTCATCTCCGTGCTGGACCAGGGGACCGAGGCGCAGAAGAAGCAGTACCTTCCGGCCTTCTGCGGGGAGGAGTACAAGGCGGCCGCCAGCGCGCTGGTGGAGCCTTACTACAACTTCTGCCCCTCGGCCATGCGGGCGGTGGCGGAGAGGGACGGTGACGAGTACGTCATCAACGGTAAGAAGTGTCTGGTCCCCCTGGCCAAGGAATCGGACCACATGCTGGTCTTCGCTGCCACCAATCCCGGGATGGGCTTTTCCGGTGTGGATGGCTTCATCGTCCCCGTGGGGACCAAGGGGGTGGAGATCGGCGACCGGGAGAAGAACATGGGGATCAAGGCCCTGGCCACCTACCCGGTGAACTTCAAGGACTGCCGGGTGCCCTTGGTCTGCCGGCTGGGCGAGGAGGAGGGCTGCGATTTCCTCCGCCTTCTATCCCGCTCCCGCCTGGCCCTGGCCGCCCTGGCGGTGGGGATGAGCCGCCGGGCCCTGGAGCACTCCCGGGACTACGCCACCCAGCGCATCGCCTTCGGGGAGCCCATCGGTTCCCGCCAGGCCATCGCCTTCATGATCGCCGAGATGGCCATCGAGGTGGACGCCACGCGCCTCCTGGTCTGGGAGGCCGCCTGGCGCTGCGATAAGGGCATGGACTTCGAGAAGGAAGCCGCCCTGGCCAAGAATTACGCGGCGGACATGGCCATGATGGTGTGCGACCGCGGGGTGCAGATCATGGGCGGGCACGGCTACATCCGGGACAATCCCGTGGAGCTGTGGTTCCGCAACGCGCGCGGTTTCGCCACCTTCGAGGGCATGGTCATGGTATAA
- a CDS encoding acyl-CoA dehydrogenase family protein has product MTIDFELSPRIKATKNMIHMFAESAIRPIARYYDENEHEKPWDLLNMVQKFMGGGMAGAFGAGGEEKKAEGEEAKEKKPRETNLAGAVTIEEIFWGDAGIALSFPGPGLGGAAVQASGTPEQKEKFLARFRGDKPVWGAMAITEPEAGSDTANIKTTAVLDGDEWVLNGEKIFVTSGKSALEDSEGFVVVWATVDRSAGRAGIKPFIVEHGTPGMQITKIEDKLGIRCSDTVSISFMDCRIPKENILGSPEVVDKTKTEGFKKVMATFDATRPLVAAMAIGVGRAALDFIKETLKEEGVELRYGINPHRMTSLERDIMQMEADLKAARLLTWRAVWMLDNGLRNDLQASMAKAKAGLAVTRITQKAVELMGPLGYSREYLLEKWMRDSKINDIFEGTGQIQLLVTARRILGFTREQLK; this is encoded by the coding sequence ATGACCATAGATTTCGAGCTTTCGCCGCGCATCAAGGCCACCAAGAACATGATCCACATGTTCGCCGAGTCGGCTATCCGACCCATCGCCCGCTATTACGACGAAAACGAGCACGAGAAACCCTGGGACCTCCTGAACATGGTCCAGAAGTTCATGGGCGGGGGCATGGCCGGCGCCTTCGGCGCGGGAGGCGAGGAGAAGAAGGCCGAGGGCGAGGAAGCCAAGGAGAAGAAGCCCCGGGAGACCAACCTGGCGGGAGCGGTGACCATCGAGGAGATCTTCTGGGGTGACGCAGGTATAGCCCTCTCCTTCCCCGGCCCGGGACTGGGAGGGGCCGCGGTGCAGGCCAGTGGCACCCCGGAGCAGAAGGAGAAGTTCCTGGCCCGCTTCCGGGGCGACAAGCCGGTGTGGGGAGCCATGGCCATCACCGAGCCGGAGGCCGGTTCGGATACCGCCAACATCAAGACCACCGCGGTCCTGGATGGGGACGAGTGGGTGCTCAACGGGGAGAAGATCTTCGTCACCTCGGGAAAGAGCGCCCTGGAGGACTCGGAGGGCTTCGTGGTGGTCTGGGCCACCGTGGACCGTTCGGCGGGAAGGGCGGGCATCAAGCCCTTCATCGTGGAGCACGGCACCCCGGGCATGCAGATCACCAAGATCGAGGACAAGCTGGGCATCCGTTGCTCGGACACCGTGTCCATCTCCTTCATGGACTGCCGCATCCCCAAGGAGAACATCCTGGGCAGTCCGGAGGTGGTGGACAAGACCAAGACCGAGGGCTTCAAGAAGGTCATGGCCACCTTTGACGCCACCCGTCCCCTGGTGGCGGCCATGGCCATCGGCGTGGGCCGCGCCGCCCTGGACTTCATCAAGGAGACCCTCAAGGAGGAAGGGGTGGAGCTGCGCTACGGTATCAACCCCCACCGCATGACCTCCCTGGAGAGGGACATCATGCAGATGGAGGCCGACCTGAAGGCGGCCCGCCTGCTCACCTGGAGGGCGGTCTGGATGCTGGACAACGGCCTGCGCAACGACCTGCAGGCCTCCATGGCCAAGGCCAAGGCGGGCCTCGCGGTCACCCGCATCACCCAGAAGGCGGTGGAGCTCATGGGGCCCCTCGGGTATTCCCGCGAGTACCTCCTGGAGAAGTGGATGCGCGACTCCAAGATCAACGACATCTTCGAGGGCACCGGCCAGATACAGCTTCTGGTCACCGCCCGGCGCATCCTGGGCTTCACCCGCGAGCAGCTCAAGTAG
- a CDS encoding homocitrate synthase gives MSDNVKGGSKDRSKRIYIVDVTNRDGVQTSRLGLAKLQKTIINLLLDEMGIWQSEFGFPTTRHETNYLQANLELAEMGVIHHTRLSGWVRAISSDVELARELVPNLKFINISISTSEQMIRGKWNDRYKFKDVVRMMTEALDCAHELGFQSVGVNAEDASRTSDEHLVEFTLAAREHGAARLRYCDTLGYNDPFTIYERINLLARETGMDIELHCHNDLGMAVACSVAGAKGALDGGVNAYINTTINGMGERAGNADLVSVILAIKKSSLFDGEDVLDDAVNLMAAWKTAKYASYAFGVPIPINQPGVGDNAFAHESGIHADGALKSRRNYELYDYEELGRGEPEIIETGRNITLGEYSGIKGFRNVYEKLEVEFQSEEEARDILELVRYANVTTQKPLVEDELLFIARYPDLARKILTLDLSHITLKSRA, from the coding sequence TTGTCGGATAACGTCAAGGGCGGAAGCAAGGACCGCTCCAAGCGCATATACATAGTCGACGTCACCAACCGCGACGGCGTTCAGACCTCACGCCTGGGACTGGCCAAGCTCCAGAAGACCATCATCAACCTTCTTCTGGACGAGATGGGCATCTGGCAGAGCGAGTTCGGATTTCCCACCACCCGCCACGAGACCAATTACCTGCAGGCCAACCTGGAGCTGGCGGAGATGGGGGTCATCCACCACACGCGCCTCTCCGGGTGGGTGCGGGCCATAAGTTCAGACGTGGAGCTGGCCCGGGAGCTGGTCCCCAACCTGAAATTCATCAACATCTCCATCTCCACCTCCGAGCAGATGATCCGTGGCAAGTGGAATGACCGCTACAAGTTCAAGGACGTGGTGCGCATGATGACCGAGGCCCTGGACTGCGCCCACGAGCTCGGTTTTCAGTCCGTGGGGGTGAACGCCGAGGACGCCTCCCGCACCTCCGACGAGCACCTCGTGGAGTTCACCCTGGCGGCCAGGGAACACGGGGCGGCACGCCTGCGTTACTGCGACACCCTGGGCTATAACGACCCCTTCACCATCTACGAGCGCATCAACCTCCTGGCCCGGGAAACGGGGATGGACATCGAGTTGCACTGCCACAATGACCTGGGGATGGCCGTGGCCTGCTCGGTAGCCGGGGCCAAGGGCGCCCTGGATGGAGGGGTAAACGCCTATATCAACACCACTATAAATGGCATGGGGGAGCGAGCGGGCAACGCGGACCTGGTGTCGGTCATCCTGGCCATCAAAAAGTCCTCCCTCTTCGACGGCGAGGACGTCCTGGACGACGCGGTCAACCTGATGGCCGCCTGGAAGACGGCTAAATACGCCTCCTATGCCTTCGGGGTCCCCATCCCCATCAACCAGCCCGGGGTGGGCGACAACGCCTTCGCCCACGAATCTGGCATACACGCCGACGGCGCCCTGAAGAGCCGGCGCAACTACGAGCTCTACGACTACGAGGAGCTGGGTCGGGGCGAACCGGAGATCATCGAGACGGGACGCAACATCACCCTGGGTGAATATTCCGGCATCAAGGGGTTCCGCAACGTCTACGAGAAGCTGGAGGTGGAGTTCCAGTCCGAGGAGGAAGCCCGCGACATACTGGAGCTGGTACGCTACGCCAACGTCACCACCCAGAAGCCGCTGGTGGAGGACGAGCTCCTCTTCATCGCCCGCTACCCGGACCTGGCCCGCAAGATACTCACCCTGGACCTGTCCCACATCACCTTGAAGAGCAGGGCTTAG
- a CDS encoding aminotransferase class I/II-fold pyridoxal phosphate-dependent enzyme, with product MDPLAVELNEVLRENAPSLYRSLSSLGRELFFPRGILTHTAEAKRLAHRYNATIGMAIQNGKPMYLRTLRKYIKNLKAEEAFPYSPTAGIPELRRLWREHLLAMSPGLEGKSFSLPVVTSGLTHALSIMADMFCDAGDRLLLPDMSWGNYRMIFGVRRGADIVRYPLFKPDGRLDVEAFSVALESLPRPGKALVILNFPHNPTGYTPDREEAAELIAVLLNAADGDLDLVVGVDDAYTGLFYEEESFSESFFSLLADCHPRITAVKIDGPTKEDYVWGFRIGFITFSHRSPGRREVVYEVLEKKVAGLIRGTISKCSTPSQHLLVKAIKAVGYREEKEEKFQVLLERYREVKRVLEDPRFAEIFTPYPFNSGYFMCLRLHDVDAEVLRRHLLERHGVGVVATGPRDLRIAFSCLEKEHIADLFDILYDAVQEIREKETVSD from the coding sequence ATAGATCCCCTGGCCGTGGAGTTGAACGAGGTACTGCGGGAAAACGCCCCCAGCCTCTACCGATCCCTTTCCTCGCTGGGGAGGGAGCTCTTCTTTCCGCGGGGAATCCTGACCCATACGGCGGAGGCCAAGAGGCTCGCCCACCGCTACAACGCCACCATCGGCATGGCCATCCAGAACGGAAAGCCCATGTACCTGCGCACCCTGCGCAAGTACATCAAGAACCTCAAGGCGGAGGAGGCCTTTCCCTATTCACCGACGGCGGGGATACCGGAGCTGAGGCGCCTGTGGAGGGAGCACCTCCTGGCCATGAGTCCCGGCCTGGAGGGGAAGAGCTTCTCCCTCCCCGTGGTCACCAGCGGGCTCACCCATGCCCTGAGCATCATGGCGGACATGTTCTGCGACGCCGGAGACCGCCTCCTCCTCCCGGACATGAGCTGGGGCAATTACCGCATGATATTCGGCGTCCGCCGAGGAGCGGATATCGTCCGTTACCCCCTGTTCAAGCCGGACGGCCGCCTCGACGTGGAGGCCTTCTCCGTGGCCCTCGAGTCCCTCCCCCGTCCCGGTAAAGCCCTGGTCATCCTCAACTTCCCCCACAACCCCACCGGGTACACCCCCGACCGCGAGGAAGCAGCGGAGCTCATCGCCGTCCTCCTCAACGCCGCCGACGGGGACCTCGACCTGGTGGTGGGGGTGGACGACGCCTACACCGGCCTCTTCTACGAGGAGGAGAGCTTCTCGGAATCCTTCTTTTCCCTTTTAGCCGACTGCCATCCCCGCATCACGGCCGTCAAGATAGACGGCCCCACCAAGGAGGACTACGTGTGGGGATTCCGGATAGGCTTCATCACCTTCAGCCACCGCAGCCCGGGAAGGCGGGAGGTGGTCTACGAGGTCCTGGAGAAGAAGGTGGCCGGGCTCATACGGGGCACCATATCCAAGTGTTCCACGCCCTCCCAACACCTGCTGGTGAAGGCCATAAAGGCCGTGGGATATCGGGAGGAGAAGGAGGAGAAGTTCCAAGTCCTCCTCGAGCGGTACCGGGAGGTGAAGAGGGTCCTCGAGGACCCTCGCTTCGCGGAGATCTTCACGCCCTACCCCTTCAACAGCGGGTACTTCATGTGCCTCCGCCTTCACGACGTCGACGCCGAGGTCCTTCGCCGCCACCTGCTGGAAAGGCACGGGGTCGGGGTGGTGGCGACCGGCCCCCGCGACCTGCGCATCGCCTTTTCCTGCCTGGAAAAGGAGCACATAGCCGACCTCTTTGATATACTTTATGATGCCGTCCAGGAGATCAGGGAAAAGGAGACGGTTAGCGACTGA